One Pseudoalteromonas sp. UG3-2 DNA window includes the following coding sequences:
- a CDS encoding TauD/TfdA family dioxygenase yields MELAEELSPKKYNKNIKRDCEGMTLTLLDEEKEQIERLVKQHHAEKSTDGADITFSYLETWSKFPSRVKKKLLEFKFKGGEYSYLLIQNLPLQEGLRDTPLTKREIKGKERDFAALLQSIISVSLGYVYNFKDKITSGLVDDIYPIKKDSCKQVGTNSVFLEWHIEDGFHETKADYVTLLCLRDDPEVKTYLMPANHLELTGKERKQLSLSDYLIWEDITFVNDGDLRSTRVRVLDGTKDPEIVYDPAYMEACSDASAQALAAVKKSIDKGHLTLTLAEGEMLIFDNRRVVHSRNAYNPKFDGKDRWLLRTLVVESWWKAKNKKVDSTLFVS; encoded by the coding sequence ATGGAATTGGCAGAAGAACTTAGCCCCAAGAAGTATAATAAAAACATAAAGCGCGATTGTGAGGGTATGACTCTCACTTTACTAGATGAAGAAAAAGAGCAAATAGAGCGGCTAGTCAAGCAACATCATGCCGAAAAGTCTACAGACGGTGCCGATATAACATTTAGCTACTTGGAAACGTGGAGCAAGTTTCCAAGTAGGGTCAAAAAGAAGTTATTGGAATTTAAGTTTAAAGGTGGTGAGTATAGCTATCTATTAATCCAAAACTTACCGTTACAAGAGGGGCTGCGTGATACCCCTTTAACTAAAAGAGAAATTAAGGGCAAAGAGCGAGACTTTGCTGCGCTGCTACAGTCAATAATTTCAGTGTCGCTTGGGTACGTATATAACTTCAAAGATAAAATCACGAGTGGGCTTGTTGATGATATTTATCCGATTAAAAAAGACTCTTGTAAGCAGGTAGGAACCAATAGTGTATTTCTAGAATGGCATATTGAAGATGGTTTTCATGAGACAAAAGCTGACTATGTGACGTTATTATGCCTAAGAGATGATCCTGAGGTGAAGACATATTTAATGCCTGCAAATCACTTAGAGCTAACAGGCAAAGAGCGAAAGCAGCTGAGTTTGTCGGATTACTTAATTTGGGAGGATATTACGTTCGTTAATGATGGGGATTTACGCAGTACCAGAGTAAGAGTACTCGATGGCACTAAAGACCCTGAGATTGTTTATGATCCAGCATATATGGAAGCATGCAGTGATGCTTCAGCCCAAGCTCTTGCTGCAGTCAAAAAGTCTATAGATAAAGGACACTTGACTTTAACGTTAGCGGAAGGTGAGATGTTAATTTTTGACAATCGCCGTGTAGTGCATTCTCGCAACGCTTACAACCCAAAGTTTGACGGCAAAGATCGCTGGTTATTAAGAACCTTAGTGGTTGAAAGTTGGTGGAAAGCAAAGAACAAAAAAGTTGACTCTACACTCTTTGTGAGCTGA
- a CDS encoding non-ribosomal peptide synthetase encodes MNKKVLASPIQSSHWIQLKNNPDKSMRQGAISALYSGDLDIEAINIYLNKLVERFDILRTAYEVDEYGALWQRICSNATVDLVTEDWSDYSDAQIAQRKRELSNLSSCDADDLVATPWLRLVIAAQREKHWCYLELPALNCDSFTLMQLLQSITKAGSGRLNEVETWLQDDVIQYEELAPWLADFLLDEELADIRQFWDRDKSVAAFEDKCTLQRYKGESQQEYQDEQIGLGDIYREVAHYAAEHRLTSAEVVCASLRQTLKKFAPKAELARMFDSRSDSDLADVIGPLSRAVPLFPNAQQCFDEALKQEEICSENGKDYAECFSKTHDHETAGFSFIFDSLIATDSSELQVEQIKHVTEVCKLQFMFIQQGSESRLQLIYDSRYIEQQTIIYLLAQIKTTLSVNIGISSPKTAPQYVGCGQNVTATGSTVLDHYNKAVASGEGKVIELDGQEKTLLEVDKAANQLANHLLQQGVGKGDNVALCLARSVEFVISMLAIMKLGATYVPVDVDLPEQRIVGMLKDAEVSTVISLGDFSLPDCNNVDYTSLELSLYSTEAPDINIHEDDLAYILFTSGSTGKAKGVSVSHKALLNHMSWINREFSFTAKERFLQRTSASFDASLWEFWSPLMVGATMVIATSDINYNLNLFERTMQEYAITRLQLVPSLLELLLEQVGAANDYALTSVFCGGEALKRATADKAMRAFNCEVVNLYGPSECCIDALFWRYDDTVSTDFVPIGYPIDNLHSRVIKEDGCLAEVGESGELQIAGDSVFKGYFGQTSLTADAMVYCDTTCLHFYKTGDFVQVLTDGNLMYLDRLDNQVKLNGYRIEPDEVAMVILNAGLAEQAKCVAVGGSLALFYIAPKVSEAELTQLLASKLPEYMMPTQLIEQEAFPYLSNGKLDVKALATIAQNHTHAGFVPPKTAVEVKLAEIWQELLDTSMMIGTSQDFFAIGGHSLLAMKALNRIQGEFNINISVRVLFENKTIADLAAYIEPLLLLNSASDEKLENMEGGVL; translated from the coding sequence ATGAATAAAAAAGTATTGGCATCTCCAATTCAGAGCTCACACTGGATTCAGCTGAAAAATAATCCTGATAAGTCAATGCGTCAGGGTGCAATTAGTGCTTTATATAGCGGAGACTTAGATATAGAAGCAATCAATATCTACTTGAACAAACTTGTAGAGCGCTTTGACATCCTTCGTACAGCTTATGAAGTGGATGAATATGGAGCGCTTTGGCAACGCATTTGCTCAAATGCAACAGTAGACTTAGTAACCGAGGATTGGAGTGATTATAGTGATGCTCAAATAGCTCAGAGGAAACGAGAGCTCTCAAATTTATCCAGTTGTGATGCTGATGATCTGGTCGCGACTCCTTGGTTGCGTTTAGTTATTGCAGCACAAAGAGAAAAGCATTGGTGCTACCTTGAGTTGCCGGCCTTAAACTGTGATAGCTTCACTCTCATGCAATTACTGCAGTCCATCACCAAAGCTGGCAGCGGGCGCTTAAATGAAGTAGAAACCTGGCTGCAAGATGACGTAATTCAGTATGAAGAGCTGGCGCCTTGGTTAGCAGATTTCTTATTAGATGAGGAGTTAGCCGACATACGTCAGTTTTGGGATCGAGACAAGAGTGTTGCTGCGTTTGAAGATAAGTGCACATTACAGCGTTACAAAGGTGAAAGCCAACAGGAATACCAAGATGAGCAGATCGGCTTAGGAGATATCTATAGGGAAGTCGCTCACTATGCAGCTGAACACCGGCTAACTAGCGCCGAAGTAGTCTGTGCTAGCTTACGTCAAACACTTAAAAAGTTTGCGCCCAAAGCAGAGTTAGCGCGAATGTTTGATAGTCGTTCAGACAGTGATTTGGCCGATGTTATAGGGCCTCTCAGTCGAGCTGTACCTTTATTCCCGAACGCACAGCAATGCTTTGATGAAGCGCTTAAGCAAGAGGAAATTTGTAGCGAAAATGGGAAAGATTATGCCGAATGTTTTAGTAAAACTCATGACCATGAAACCGCAGGATTTAGCTTTATTTTTGATAGTCTTATAGCAACGGACAGCTCAGAGCTACAAGTCGAACAAATAAAACATGTAACTGAAGTTTGTAAGCTACAGTTTATGTTTATTCAGCAAGGAAGTGAAAGTCGTCTGCAATTAATCTATGACAGCCGGTATATTGAGCAACAGACCATTATTTATCTACTTGCCCAGATAAAGACCACTTTGTCTGTCAATATTGGTATATCTAGCCCTAAAACTGCGCCGCAATATGTCGGTTGCGGTCAAAATGTAACCGCGACCGGCTCCACAGTTTTAGACCACTACAATAAAGCAGTTGCTTCAGGTGAAGGAAAAGTAATTGAACTGGACGGCCAAGAGAAAACGTTATTAGAGGTGGACAAAGCGGCTAATCAGTTAGCTAACCACCTACTGCAACAAGGTGTTGGCAAAGGGGATAATGTTGCATTGTGCCTAGCGCGCTCAGTTGAGTTTGTTATCTCCATGTTGGCGATAATGAAACTAGGAGCAACGTATGTTCCTGTTGATGTTGACTTGCCTGAGCAGCGGATCGTGGGGATGTTAAAAGATGCTGAGGTTAGTACAGTAATTAGCTTAGGCGACTTCTCGTTGCCTGATTGTAATAATGTCGATTACACAAGTTTAGAGCTAAGCTTGTATTCAACCGAAGCACCAGACATCAACATTCATGAAGATGACTTGGCTTACATCTTATTTACGTCAGGCTCAACAGGAAAAGCAAAGGGTGTCAGCGTAAGCCACAAAGCACTACTCAATCACATGAGTTGGATCAATCGAGAGTTTTCTTTTACTGCTAAGGAACGATTTTTACAAAGAACGTCGGCGAGCTTTGATGCATCTCTTTGGGAGTTTTGGAGCCCCCTGATGGTTGGGGCGACTATGGTCATTGCGACCAGTGACATTAACTATAACTTAAATTTATTTGAGCGCACGATGCAAGAGTATGCGATTACGCGATTACAGTTAGTGCCATCATTGCTAGAACTATTACTTGAACAAGTTGGTGCGGCAAATGACTACGCATTGACAAGTGTGTTTTGTGGCGGGGAGGCGCTCAAACGTGCAACTGCAGACAAAGCGATGAGAGCATTTAATTGTGAGGTTGTTAATTTATACGGGCCGTCTGAATGCTGCATAGATGCTTTATTCTGGCGTTATGATGACACAGTATCAACGGACTTTGTGCCTATCGGCTATCCTATAGATAACTTGCATAGTCGAGTTATTAAAGAAGATGGTTGTCTTGCAGAGGTTGGTGAATCCGGAGAGCTACAGATTGCTGGAGATTCAGTTTTTAAAGGTTACTTTGGTCAAACATCACTTACTGCAGATGCGATGGTCTATTGTGATACTACATGCTTGCACTTTTACAAAACAGGTGATTTTGTTCAAGTATTAACAGATGGCAATCTGATGTATTTAGATCGACTGGATAATCAGGTTAAGCTAAATGGGTATAGAATTGAGCCTGATGAAGTTGCGATGGTAATCCTTAATGCGGGTCTTGCTGAGCAGGCTAAGTGTGTTGCTGTTGGGGGCAGCCTAGCCCTGTTTTATATCGCACCTAAAGTTTCAGAAGCTGAACTTACTCAATTGCTCGCAAGCAAGCTACCTGAATATATGATGCCAACACAGCTTATAGAGCAGGAGGCATTTCCATATTTATCTAATGGTAAATTGGACGTTAAGGCATTAGCGACAATTGCGCAAAATCATACGCATGCCGGTTTTGTTCCCCCCAAGACTGCAGTTGAAGTTAAGCTGGCTGAAATTTGGCAAGAGCTTCTAGATACTTCAATGATGATTGGTACGTCACAGGATTTTTTTGCAATCGGTGGCCACTCATTGCTCGCTATGAAAGCGTTAAACCGTATCCAAGGGGAGTTCAATATTAACATTAGCGTAAGAGTGCTATTCGAAAACAAAACGATCGCTGATCTTGCGGCATATATCGAACCATTACTGCTTTTAAATAGTGCAAGTGATGAAAAATTAGAAAATATGGAAGGTGGTGTATTATGA
- a CDS encoding non-ribosomal peptide synthetase has protein sequence MKVVELLKEVNSKGIILYLDKGSLAFKAPPGAMDEGLKEKIVAQKGEIVELLQQQASSNIPNISACPKLDNELNIASFAQQRLWFIDSMHKGSAEYNMPVAFEIIGTLDLEILIRVFETIIERHEVLRTVYLSDSGEVRQVIRDTSEVDFEITVENLEHLTGEKLESEVNSLISIDMNAPFNLAQDLMLRVSYIRKSESSGVLLFNVHHIASDGWSTELLIKEFITLYHAFSEGNPNPLPELEVQYADYSHWQREYLAGDVLESQLSYWQKQLQDAPMIHSLPYDFPRLKNQQKTGGLVQGLLSSDVAKKLCETASKLQLTPFMLVHAVFSLLLSRHSNSNDIIIGTPIANRTQAQLEPLIGLFTNTLVLRSNTEHKTLSEYFEHIKQVNLGAQSNQDVPFEQLVECLQVPRSNECSPLFQIMLTTSSDFGVNDSSGSQTLILPEARLRARHLEEVQAKFDIELNVSINEQGASLDWVYDSGLFESQYIEQLNQHLCALFDAISQVDEPKQMTPRSLPMMSESEVKHLVHELNGSKQAYGTDKCIHELFEQQVKKSPNQVAVVFADQQLTYAQLNDKANQVAHYLRSGHNIVPDTLVGLCVERSLEMVIGILGILKAGGAYVPLDPSHPSARLTEITTETEPKVVLTQSKLVTKIDNIEESRIVTMDGLVEGNHSLLSEQSTDNLDNESLGLTPDNLVYVMYTSGTTGKPKGIMVQHSGLLARKAGWDSIFAIDKSPLTVLQMAGLSVDILLGDIIKALCSNAGKLIVCSYETLISAPDLHTLIEQHKVSYGDFVPSVIRELGQYLKQNKLLLSGLKYLSIGCEAWKVDDLELLHSVIDKQTRIYNLYGQTETVIDASYFDTGAHSIEDLKSGSIPLGVPFPNTSFYVLDDEHQLVPQGVIGTLYIAGDGLAKGYFNNSALTDEKFVSCESDDIPEQRLYCTGDLVRYLADGSLEFIGRADEQVKIRGFRIELSEIEGQISALDEVDSAVALAKEIKGNLQVVGYVKPLSAPFADMPQQELETNFTASLRAALKDKLPEYMLPTTIVMIETWPLSANGKIDKKALPEPDRALSGQEYIAPETDLEVNIVKIWSELLTLDADLISTEANFFELGGHSLLISRLVAAINEEYEVSIALKDVFEFPTIKAIAGLVEESRAAMKSQAGTVVPEKKNSITI, from the coding sequence ATGAAGGTTGTTGAGCTGTTAAAAGAGGTAAATAGTAAAGGCATTATTTTATATCTGGATAAGGGGAGCTTGGCATTCAAAGCACCGCCAGGCGCAATGGATGAAGGACTCAAAGAAAAAATAGTTGCCCAAAAAGGTGAAATTGTTGAGCTGCTTCAGCAGCAAGCAAGCTCCAATATTCCTAATATTAGCGCGTGCCCAAAACTAGATAATGAGCTTAATATAGCCTCATTTGCACAGCAAAGGCTTTGGTTTATTGATAGTATGCATAAAGGCTCCGCTGAGTATAATATGCCCGTTGCATTTGAGATCATCGGTACGCTCGATCTTGAAATTCTGATACGTGTATTTGAAACAATTATTGAACGCCATGAAGTGCTACGTACAGTATATCTTTCTGACTCTGGCGAGGTACGTCAGGTCATTCGTGATACATCAGAGGTTGACTTTGAAATTACAGTTGAAAATCTAGAGCATCTCACGGGTGAGAAGCTCGAGTCTGAGGTGAATAGTCTTATTTCAATCGATATGAATGCACCATTTAACTTGGCGCAGGATCTCATGTTGAGAGTAAGCTATATTCGCAAATCTGAAAGCTCTGGAGTGCTACTATTTAATGTGCATCACATTGCCTCCGATGGCTGGTCAACAGAGCTATTAATCAAAGAGTTTATTACTCTTTATCACGCATTTAGTGAAGGGAATCCAAACCCTTTACCTGAGCTGGAGGTTCAATATGCAGACTATAGTCATTGGCAGCGGGAATACTTAGCTGGAGATGTGCTGGAGAGTCAGCTGAGTTACTGGCAAAAACAGCTGCAAGATGCCCCGATGATACATAGTTTGCCGTATGACTTTCCTCGTTTGAAAAATCAACAAAAAACCGGAGGGCTCGTACAGGGACTGCTGTCCAGTGATGTCGCGAAAAAGCTTTGTGAAACAGCGAGTAAGTTACAGTTAACACCATTTATGTTAGTGCATGCTGTATTCTCGCTATTGCTATCAAGGCACAGTAACAGCAACGACATTATTATTGGAACACCTATTGCCAATCGTACTCAAGCACAGTTGGAACCGCTTATAGGGCTATTTACAAATACCCTAGTATTAAGGTCGAATACAGAGCATAAGACACTAAGTGAATACTTTGAGCACATAAAACAAGTCAATCTTGGGGCGCAATCTAATCAAGATGTGCCATTTGAACAGCTTGTTGAGTGCTTACAAGTACCGAGAAGCAATGAGTGTAGTCCACTATTTCAAATTATGCTGACAACCAGTAGCGACTTTGGTGTCAACGACAGTTCCGGTAGTCAAACATTAATTTTGCCAGAGGCTAGGTTACGGGCTCGTCATTTAGAAGAAGTACAAGCTAAGTTTGATATCGAACTTAACGTCAGTATAAATGAACAGGGAGCCAGCCTAGACTGGGTTTATGATAGTGGTTTATTTGAAAGCCAGTATATTGAGCAACTTAATCAACATTTATGTGCACTGTTTGACGCAATTAGTCAGGTTGATGAGCCTAAACAAATGACGCCACGGTCATTGCCTATGATGTCAGAGTCTGAGGTTAAGCATCTCGTACATGAGCTAAATGGTTCTAAGCAAGCGTATGGCACCGATAAGTGTATTCATGAACTATTTGAACAACAAGTCAAAAAGTCTCCAAATCAGGTCGCGGTGGTATTTGCGGATCAACAGCTGACTTATGCTCAATTAAACGATAAAGCAAACCAAGTGGCTCATTATTTAAGGTCTGGTCATAACATAGTACCAGACACCCTAGTTGGCCTGTGCGTTGAGCGCTCTTTAGAGATGGTTATTGGTATTTTAGGTATTCTGAAAGCTGGTGGGGCATATGTCCCACTGGACCCGAGTCACCCCAGTGCTCGGCTTACAGAGATTACTACTGAAACAGAACCTAAAGTTGTTCTAACACAGTCTAAACTGGTTACTAAAATTGATAATATAGAAGAATCAAGAATAGTGACTATGGATGGCTTAGTTGAGGGAAACCATTCGCTACTCTCAGAGCAGTCAACCGATAACTTAGATAATGAGTCATTGGGTTTGACGCCGGACAATCTCGTTTATGTAATGTATACCTCAGGTACAACTGGCAAGCCTAAAGGAATTATGGTTCAGCACAGTGGACTGCTCGCGAGAAAGGCTGGATGGGATAGTATTTTTGCGATCGATAAATCGCCTCTAACAGTATTACAAATGGCTGGGCTTTCAGTAGACATTCTTTTGGGTGATATTATTAAGGCGTTGTGTAGCAATGCTGGAAAGCTAATAGTGTGCTCTTATGAAACATTGATTTCGGCGCCTGACTTACATACTTTGATTGAGCAGCATAAAGTATCATATGGGGATTTTGTGCCAAGTGTTATAAGGGAGCTCGGGCAGTACCTGAAACAGAATAAACTACTTTTAAGTGGACTTAAATACCTATCCATTGGCTGTGAAGCTTGGAAAGTAGATGATCTTGAGCTACTTCATAGTGTCATTGATAAACAGACTCGGATCTATAATTTATATGGACAAACAGAAACTGTAATAGATGCTAGTTACTTTGACACTGGTGCTCATAGTATCGAAGATCTAAAGAGTGGCTCTATTCCTCTTGGTGTACCTTTTCCAAATACCTCTTTCTACGTACTAGATGATGAACACCAATTGGTTCCACAAGGTGTCATAGGTACCTTGTACATAGCTGGAGATGGTTTAGCAAAAGGCTACTTTAATAACTCAGCGCTAACGGACGAAAAGTTTGTAAGCTGTGAAAGTGATGATATTCCTGAGCAGAGGCTATATTGCACCGGTGACCTTGTTCGTTACTTAGCTGATGGGAGTTTAGAGTTTATAGGGCGAGCAGATGAACAGGTAAAAATTCGAGGGTTTAGGATTGAACTAAGTGAAATTGAAGGTCAAATTTCAGCATTAGATGAAGTAGACTCAGCAGTCGCTTTAGCCAAAGAAATAAAAGGTAACCTGCAAGTTGTAGGATACGTTAAGCCACTAAGTGCTCCTTTTGCTGACATGCCACAACAAGAGTTAGAAACAAACTTTACAGCCTCATTAAGAGCGGCACTTAAAGACAAGTTACCCGAGTACATGCTACCAACGACCATTGTGATGATAGAAACTTGGCCCCTCAGTGCAAATGGAAAGATAGATAAAAAGGCACTGCCAGAACCGGACCGAGCACTTTCAGGACAAGAGTATATTGCTCCGGAAACTGATTTAGAAGTTAATATTGTAAAAATCTGGTCCGAGTTGCTTACTCTTGATGCTGATCTAATTAGCACAGAAGCCAACTTTTTTGAATTAGGGGGACATTCATTGCTAATCAGTCGTTTAGTGGCAGCTATTAATGAAGAGTATGAAGTGAGCATAGCATTAAAAGATGTATTCGAATTTCCCACTATCAAAGCGATTGCTGGGTTAGTGGAAGAGTCTAGAGCGGCCATGAAAAGCCAGGCAGGCACCGTTGTACCAGAAAAGAAAAACTCGATAACTATATAA
- a CDS encoding non-ribosomal peptide synthetase, whose protein sequence is MENIKKLIAECSEAQISFELAENDQLKINFEYAVPELIQRIKDNKERIIYYLRTEGYKKVIKSQQTDLSNTLSYAQQRLWFIDNLKGSTQEYNMPMAFDVCGDLDITVLKRAFRTIVERHEILRTTYHERDGVAVQQVKDKASFAFDIEEVDLSHLPEERLDAALKNTVEELIGQSFDLSNDIMLRVSYVKRAEKSGVLLFNMHHIASDGWSIEVILKELFTLYHSYISGMLHPLPELNIQYSDYAFWQKAYLNNGVLEQQLEYWEKQLDELPVVHSLPLDKPRSEGSSSRVGIVHGQLPGAVAKELSDIAKAYQLTPFMLLHGMLSLLLSRHSNSNDIVIGTPIANRLQPELEPLVGFFANTLVLRANTGFTSLSDYFSHIRGVHLDAQSNQDVPFEQLVERLKIPRNQTHSPLFQILLTTNSDYALGNNSEQKYQLPNVELQTYHADYIHAKFDLDVDISMSDSGVTLVWEYDTSIFNENRIQALNEHLCQLLNGLVSIVASGGDSLCSLPILSINEQERLVCELNDTAMPYPKDKCIHELFEQQAEKTPERVAVVFSEEYISYGELNARANQIAHYLRKEHDIQPDDIVGLCAERSVEMVIGILAILKAGGAYVPIDPSYPSSRLAYMAEDAALNVVLAQGSSIAAASCLDVPVIALDNHTLFAQYDPSTKAKSELGLSTDNLAYVIYTSGSTGKPKGVMIEHQALFNRIHWMHNKYGMSNDDRVLQKTPYSFDVSVWEFMWTLAYGAQLVVAKPEGHKEPDYLCQLIEQHQVTKLHFVPSMLGLILETKQFSDCLSLKQVFCSGEALQQSQVEAFRQVLPSCQLHNLYGPTEAAIDVSYWDCSGDISKGVPIGKPIDNTQLYILDPNLNLVPEGAVGELHIGGDGLARGYLNRPELTAERFIANPFYNEEQKNCSQRLYKTGDLARFRADGVIEYQGRIDHQVKIHGLRIELGEIEHQLSSLDMVDSALVIAQQLSGSTQLVGYFKPSNEYAGTDNNALIESVKLALDSELPAYMVPSFLVEIVDWPLTANGKIDRKALPTLDSSELQKEYVAPVTDVEVQVVGILAALLQVNIDQISMNASFFELGGHSIMAMRLIAELKAKGYTNIELKGLYEISTIAQLCEMCNQFDKEKALRQELMKSEEALEYEF, encoded by the coding sequence GTGGAAAACATAAAAAAATTAATTGCTGAGTGCAGCGAAGCTCAGATCTCATTTGAACTAGCTGAGAATGATCAACTTAAAATAAACTTTGAATATGCCGTCCCTGAGTTGATACAGCGAATAAAAGATAATAAAGAACGAATTATTTACTATCTCAGAACCGAAGGATATAAAAAGGTTATTAAGTCTCAACAAACAGACCTTAGTAATACTCTATCATACGCTCAGCAGCGTCTTTGGTTTATTGATAACTTAAAAGGTAGTACTCAAGAATATAATATGCCCATGGCGTTTGATGTGTGTGGTGATCTTGACATAACTGTATTGAAAAGAGCATTTCGCACAATCGTGGAGCGGCATGAAATATTGCGTACAACCTATCATGAGCGAGATGGGGTCGCTGTTCAGCAGGTAAAAGACAAGGCTTCGTTTGCTTTTGATATTGAAGAAGTGGATCTTAGTCATTTGCCTGAGGAGCGGTTAGACGCAGCACTAAAAAACACGGTTGAAGAGCTCATAGGCCAATCGTTTGACTTAAGTAATGATATTATGCTGCGGGTCAGCTATGTTAAGCGGGCAGAGAAGTCCGGGGTTTTACTGTTTAATATGCATCATATTGCATCAGATGGTTGGTCAATAGAAGTCATATTAAAAGAGCTATTTACACTCTATCATTCATATATATCAGGCATGCTTCACCCCTTGCCAGAACTAAATATTCAGTATTCGGATTATGCATTTTGGCAAAAAGCATATCTTAATAATGGTGTATTAGAACAGCAACTAGAGTACTGGGAAAAGCAGTTAGACGAGCTTCCCGTAGTGCACTCTTTGCCTTTAGATAAGCCGCGCTCTGAAGGTAGCTCCAGTCGTGTGGGTATTGTACATGGACAGTTACCAGGAGCGGTTGCTAAGGAGTTGAGTGATATTGCAAAGGCGTATCAGTTAACACCATTTATGTTGCTACATGGTATGCTTTCTTTGTTGCTTTCGCGTCATAGTAATAGCAATGATATTGTTATAGGTACTCCTATCGCTAACCGACTCCAGCCTGAGTTGGAGCCTTTAGTGGGCTTTTTTGCCAATACATTAGTGTTGAGAGCTAATACAGGGTTTACCTCATTGAGTGACTACTTTTCTCATATTAGAGGAGTGCACTTAGATGCTCAATCTAATCAGGACGTACCTTTTGAGCAGTTGGTTGAACGCCTAAAAATCCCAAGAAATCAAACACACTCACCTTTATTCCAGATTTTATTAACCACAAATAGTGACTATGCATTAGGTAATAACTCAGAGCAGAAATACCAGTTACCCAATGTCGAATTGCAGACCTACCATGCTGATTATATTCACGCAAAATTTGATCTCGATGTTGACATAAGTATGAGTGACTCTGGTGTGACTTTAGTATGGGAATATGACACTAGTATTTTTAATGAGAACAGAATTCAAGCGCTTAATGAGCACCTTTGTCAGCTGTTGAATGGCCTTGTTAGCATAGTAGCCAGCGGAGGCGATTCCTTGTGTTCACTGCCAATATTGTCAATAAATGAGCAAGAACGCTTGGTCTGTGAGCTGAATGATACAGCGATGCCTTATCCGAAAGACAAATGTATTCATGAATTATTTGAGCAACAAGCAGAGAAAACACCAGAGCGTGTGGCGGTGGTGTTTTCTGAAGAGTATATAAGCTATGGCGAACTAAATGCTAGAGCCAACCAAATAGCGCATTATTTACGTAAAGAGCATGACATTCAGCCAGATGATATTGTTGGCTTATGCGCTGAGCGTTCTGTAGAAATGGTCATTGGTATCCTAGCTATATTAAAAGCGGGCGGCGCTTATGTGCCAATCGACCCAAGTTACCCCTCATCCCGATTAGCATACATGGCGGAAGATGCGGCACTCAATGTTGTGTTGGCTCAAGGAAGTAGTATAGCGGCTGCAAGCTGTTTGGATGTGCCTGTCATAGCATTAGATAACCATACCTTGTTTGCACAATATGACCCAAGTACGAAAGCTAAATCTGAGTTGGGCTTGAGTACTGACAATTTAGCTTATGTGATTTATACATCAGGCTCTACTGGCAAGCCAAAAGGTGTCATGATTGAACACCAAGCACTATTCAATCGCATTCACTGGATGCATAATAAGTATGGTATGAGCAATGATGACAGAGTGTTACAGAAAACGCCCTATAGTTTTGATGTCTCGGTATGGGAGTTTATGTGGACGCTTGCATATGGTGCACAACTGGTTGTTGCTAAACCTGAAGGGCATAAAGAACCAGATTATTTGTGTCAACTTATTGAGCAGCATCAGGTCACTAAATTGCACTTCGTGCCTTCCATGTTAGGGCTTATATTAGAAACGAAGCAGTTTTCGGATTGCTTAAGCTTGAAACAAGTTTTTTGTAGTGGAGAAGCATTACAACAAAGCCAAGTTGAAGCGTTTCGGCAGGTATTACCGAGTTGCCAATTGCATAACCTATATGGCCCAACGGAAGCGGCCATTGACGTGAGTTACTGGGATTGCTCTGGAGATATCAGCAAAGGAGTACCGATAGGCAAGCCTATTGATAATACTCAGCTGTATATTCTCGATCCTAACTTGAACCTAGTTCCTGAAGGGGCTGTGGGAGAGCTACATATAGGGGGAGACGGCTTAGCCAGAGGTTACTTAAATCGCCCAGAGTTAACCGCTGAACGTTTCATAGCAAATCCTTTTTACAATGAGGAGCAAAAGAATTGTTCCCAGCGGCTATATAAAACGGGTGATCTTGCTCGGTTTAGAGCTGACGGTGTAATTGAATATCAAGGTAGAATAGATCATCAGGTTAAAATTCATGGTCTACGTATAGAGCTGGGTGAAATAGAGCATCAATTAAGCAGCCTAGATATGGTTGACTCGGCACTGGTTATTGCGCAACAGCTCTCTGGCTCGACACAATTGGTTGGTTATTTTAAACCATCAAACGAGTATGCAGGAACGGATAATAACGCGCTAATAGAGAGTGTGAAGTTGGCGTTAGACAGTGAGTTACCCGCGTATATGGTGCCGAGTTTTCTTGTGGAAATAGTGGATTGGCCGTTAACAGCCAATGGTAAAATAGATAGAAAAGCACTTCCCACACTAGATAGCAGTGAATTACAAAAAGAATATGTTGCACCCGTTACTGATGTAGAAGTTCAAGTTGTAGGTATCTTAGCGGCTTTATTACAAGTGAATATTGATCAGATCAGTATGAATGCTAGCTTTTTTGAGCTAGGTGGTCATTCAATCATGGCTATGCGACTGATTGCGGAGTTGAAAGCTAAGGGGTATACAAATATTGAACTCAAAGGTCTATATGAAATTTCTACTATTGCTCAGTTATGTGAGATGTGTAACCAATTTGATAAAGAAAAGGCGCTGCGCCAAGAGCTTATGAAATCTGAGGAGGCATTAGAATATGAATTCTAA